A window of Candidatus Zixiibacteriota bacterium contains these coding sequences:
- a CDS encoding GreA/GreB family elongation factor produces the protein MQVPILRSTYKTLTERIAALKKDIDQNSKDIGAAAALGDLKENSAYHSARERQVLLLERMQRFNGYLRGRIIDLNGDRPEKITFGCSVTVVDDKSGANHTFNIVGPVEYELDLVSDMVTISAPMARLLMGKQVGDKVEVNFGSNPWTGTITEIKPIA, from the coding sequence ATGCAGGTCCCGATTCTCAGAAGCACTTACAAAACCCTGACTGAACGTATTGCCGCCCTGAAAAAGGATATCGACCAAAACTCCAAAGATATCGGCGCTGCCGCTGCGCTGGGCGACCTCAAGGAGAATTCCGCTTATCACAGCGCACGCGAACGCCAAGTGCTCCTGCTCGAACGGATGCAGCGTTTCAACGGTTACCTCCGTGGCCGCATCATCGACCTCAACGGCGACCGTCCCGAGAAGATCACCTTCGGCTGTTCCGTCACGGTCGTCGACGACAAGTCCGGCGCCAATCACACCTTCAACATCGTCGGTCCGGTCGAATACGAACTCGATCTGGTCTCCGATATGGTCACGATCTCGGCTCCGATGGCGCGTTTGCTGATGGGCAAGCAGGTGGGCGATAAGGTCGAGGTTAACTTCGGTTCCAACCCCTGGACCGGCACAATTACGGAAATCAAGCCAATCGCATAG